One Setaria italica strain Yugu1 chromosome II, Setaria_italica_v2.0, whole genome shotgun sequence DNA segment encodes these proteins:
- the LOC101768194 gene encoding probable LRR receptor-like serine/threonine-protein kinase At1g56130 isoform X3, whose translation MRRRYSCSSRVLVCLVLVCSCFEASLVQAQQAASTDPIEVAALNTILGRWGKKATRSPAAWNISGEPCSGAAVDGTELDGNYKFNPGITCLCSFDNNTVCHITKLRVYALNVVGQIPSELQNLTYLTYLNLDQNYLTGPIPSFIGQFSGMQHLSLGFNPFSGPLPKELGNLTNLNLLGISLDNFSGGLPEELGNLSKLEQLYTDSSGLSGPFPSTFSKLKKLRILRASDNDFTGKMPDYLGSLTNLEDMAFQGNSFEGPIPASLSNLTRLTNLAVGDILSGSSSLAFISNLSSLSTLILRNCKVSGNLGEVNISKLANLILLFLGNNSLTGSLPDVKSPSLKNLDFSYNQLTGSFPSWATESNLRLNLVANNFVLGSTNNSILPAGLNCLQQDTPCFLGFPEYYSFAVDCGSNSSMTGSDNTFYDVDFTDLGAASYYVTGQTRWGVSNVGKFNQAPNGSNIIYSSNQQFQNAEDTELFQTARMSASSLRYYGLGLENGNYTVVLQFAETAYPDTQTWQSLGRRVFDIYVQGSLREKNFNIRKTAGGKSFTAVSKSYTATVSKNFLEIHLFWAGKGTCCIPTQGYYGPMISALSVTPNFTPTVRNGVPKKKSKAGAIVGVMIGASVLGLAALFGICLFTKRRRRLAQQRQELYDMIGQPNVFSYAELKLATDNFNPQNILGEGGYGPVYKGTLTDGRVIAVKQLSQSSHQGKRQFVAEVATISAVQHRNLVKLHGCCIDSNTHLLVYEYLENGSLDRTLFGDSSMKLDWSTRFEIILGIARGLTYLHEESSIRIVHRDIKASNVLLDTNLSPKVSDFGLAKLYEENKSHVSTTRIAGTFGYLAPEYAMRGQLTEKVDVFAFGVVALEAVSGRSNTDSSLKESSIYLLEWAWELYEGKQPLRILDPRLKEFDAEEALRVIHVALICTQGSPHQRPPMSRVVAMLTGKAEVADEVAKPSYVVTDWQLRGGGSSSCTTTSSYWGSTTTPELSRMKEADPPTQSPTITGASHQIEGR comes from the exons ATGAGGCGTCGCTACAGCTGCAGTAGCCGTGTGCTTGTGTGTCTGGTGCTCGTGTGCTCATGCTTCGAAGCATCTCTTGTTCAGGCTCAGCAAGCAGCAAGCACTGATCCAATCGAAG TGGCGGCGCTGAACACCATCCTGGGGAGATGGGGCAAGAAGGCGacgcggtcgccggcggcgtggaaCATCAGCGGCGAGCCCTGTAGCGGTGCCGCCGTCGACGGCACCGAGCTCGACGGCAACTACAAGTTCAACCCGGGCATCACGTGCCTCTGCTCCTTCGACAACAACACCGTCTGCCACATCACCAAGCT GAGGGTATACGCATTGAACGTTGTCGGTCAGATACCTTCAGAACTGCAGAACCTCACCTACCTAACTTACCT GAACCTGGATCAAAATTACTTGACAGGTCCAATTCCATCATTCATTGGCCAATTTTCTGGAATGCAACACTT GAGCCTGGGATTCAATCCATTCTCTGGACCACTTCCAAAGGAACTTGGGAATCTCACGAATCTCAACTTGCT AGGCATCAGTTTGGACAATTTTAGTGGTGGacttcctgaagaacttggcaaCCTGTCCAAACTTGAGCAATT GTACACTGATAGCAGTGGCTTAAGTGGTCCCTTCCCTTCGACATTCTCAAAGCTTAAGAAGCTGAGGATTCT GCGGGCATCGGATAATGACTTCACAGGGAAAATGCCTGATTATTTGGGGAGTTTGACAAATTTGGAAGATAT GGCATTCCAAGGAAACTCTTTTGAGGGCCCGATTCCAGCAAGTTTGTCTAATCTAACCAGGTTGACAAACCT AGCGGTCGGTGATATTCTAAGCGGAAGCTCTTCGTTGGCCTTCATCAGTAATCTGTCATCTTTGAGTACCCT CATACTGAGGAACTGCAAGGTATCTGGTAATCTTGGAGAAGTTAATATTTCTAAGCTTGCAAATTTAATATTGCT GTTTCTTGGGAACAATAGCCTTACAGGAAGCCTGCCTGATGTGAAAAGCCCTTCATTAAAAAATTT AGATTTTTCATACAACCAGCTCACCGGAAGCTTTCCTTCTTGGGCTACTGAGAGCAATTTGCGTCT GAATTTGGTGGCAAACAACTTTGTTCTTGGTAGTACCAACAACAG TATTCTACCTGCAGGACTAAACTGCCTCCAGCAAGACACTCCTTGTTTCCTTGGTTTTCCAGAGT ATTACTCCTTTGCGGTTGACTGCGGCAGCAATAGTTCTATGACAGGGTCAGATAATACCTTCTACGATGTAGATTTTACAGACCTTGGGGCTGCATCATATTACGTCACCGGTCAAACAAGATGGGGTGTCAGCAATGTAGGAAAGTTCAACCAGGCCCCAAATGGAAGTAACATAATATATAGCTCCAACCAGCAGTTTCAGAATGCAGAGGATACAGAACTGTTCCAAACTGCAAGGATGTCAGCATCGTCGCTGAGATACTACGGCCTTGGACTTGAGAATGGAAATTACACTGTTGTGCTACAATTTGCAGAAACTGCTTATCCCGACACACAGACTTGGCAAAGCCTAGGAAGGAGAGTCTTTGACATATATGTCCAA GGTTCCCTTAGAGAAAAGAACTTCAATATAAGGAAGACGGCTGGTGGAAAATCTTTTACTGCAGTTAGCAAGAGTTACACAGCAACTGTGTCGAAAAACTTCCTTGAGATCCATCTCTTCTGGGCTGGCAAGGGCACTTGCTGTATCCCTACACAAGGTTACTATGGGCCAATGATCTCAGCATTAAGCGTTACTCCAA ATTTTACTCCAACTGTGCGAAATGGtgtaccgaaaaagaaaagcaaagctGGTGCAATTGTTGGAGTAATGATTGGTGCATCAGTTTTAGGATTAGCAGCCTTATTTGGAATATGTTTATTCacaaaaaggagaagaagattgGCACAACAGAGGCAAG AACTGTACGACATGATTGGACAGCCTAATGTCTTCAGCTACGCTGAACTCAAGTTAGCTACAGATAATTTCAACCCTCAAAACATTCTTGGTGAAGGTGGATATGGACCAGTCTATAAG GGTACGCTAACTGATGGAAGAGTGATAGCTGTGAAACAACTTTCTCAGTCATCTCATCAGGGGAAAAGACAGTTCGTGGCAGAGGTTGCAACGATTTCTGCAGTCCAACACAGGAATCTTGTCAAACTGCATGGATGCTGCATTGACAGTAACACGCATTTGTTGGTTTATGAGTACCTTGAAAATGGAAGCCTAGATCGAACTCTCTTTG GAGATAGTAGCATGAAGCTAGATTGGTCAACACGCTTTGAGATTATTTTAGGCATTGCAAGAGGCCTAACTTACCTTCATGAGGAGTCCAGCATCCGGATCGTGCACAGGGACATCAAAGCCAGCAATGTCCTACTTGACACCAATCTCAGCCCCAAGGTCTCCGACTTTGGACTCGCCAAGCTCTACGAGGAGAACAAGTCCCATGTCAGCACGACGAGGATCGCTGGCACATT TGGCTATCTGGCTCCTGAATATGCAATGAGAGGCCAGCTGACTGAAAAGGTCGACGTTTTCGCGTTCGGGGTGGTCGCCCTGGAGGCTGTCTCTGGTCGATCCAACACTGACAGCTCCCTCAAGGAAAGCAGCATCTATCTTTTAGAGTGG GCATGGGAGCTGTATGAAGGGAAGCAGCCGCTCCGAATCCTGGATCCGAGGCTTAAGGAATTCGACGCCGAGGAAGCTCTGAGGGTCATCCATGTCGCGCTCATCTGCACGCAGGGCTCACCGCACCAGCGGCCGCCGATGTCGAGGGTCGTGGCAATGCTTACCGGAAAAGCTGAGGTGGCAGACGAGGTGGCGAAGCCAAGCTACGTTGTCACTGACTGGCAGCtcaggggcggcggcagcagtaGCTGCACCACCACGAGCAGCTACTGGGGGTCGACGACCACCCCTGAGTTGAGCaggatgaaagaggccgaccctCCCACCCAGTCGCCGACGATCACCGGAGCAAGTCACCAGATCGAAGGAAggtga
- the LOC101756436 gene encoding 60S acidic ribosomal protein P2A-like yields MKFVAAYLLACLGAESAAEGGAAPAAPALPSKEDVRRILGSVGAEVEEDRLDLLFAQLEGKDVAELIAAGREQLAYAPSGAAAVAVGGAPAAAAAAAAAAAAAAAAAAAEAKEEKEEMKEEEEEEEENIFSLFDD; encoded by the coding sequence ATGAAGTTCGTCGCCGCGTACCTGCTGGCGTGCCTGGGCGCCGAGTCCGCCGCCGAGGGaggcgccgccccggcggccCCAGCGCTCCCGAGCAAGGAGGACGTGCGCCGCATCCTGGGCTCGGTGGGcgccgaggtggaggaggaccgGCTGGACCTGCTGTTTGCGCAGCTGGAGGGCAAGGACGTCGCCGAACTCATCGCCGCGGGGAGGGAGCAGCTCGCCTACGCGCCGTccggggccgccgccgtcgccgtcgggggtgcgccggccgccgccgccgccgccgccgccgccgccgccgccgccgccgccgccgccgccgccgaggccaaggaggagaaggaggagatgaaggaggaggaggaggaggaggaggagaacatCTTCAGCCTCTTCGACGACTGA
- the LOC101768194 gene encoding probable LRR receptor-like serine/threonine-protein kinase At1g56130 isoform X2, producing MRRRYSCSSRVLVCLVLVCSCFEASLVQAQQAASTDPIEVAALNTILGRWGKKATRSPAAWNISGEPCSGAAVDGTELDGNYKFNPGITCLCSFDNNTVCHITKLRVYALNVVGQIPSELQNLTYLTYLNLDQNYLTGPIPSFIGQFSGMQHLSLGFNPFSGPLPKELGNLTNLNLLGISLDNFSGGLPEELGNLSKLEQLYTDSSGLSGPFPSTFSKLKKLRILRASDNDFTGKMPDYLGSLTNLEDMAFQGNSFEGPIPASLSNLTRLTNLAVGDILSGSSSLAFISNLSSLSTLILRNCKVSGNLGEVNISKLANLILLDLSFNNITGQVPPSILTLDKLEFLFLGNNSLTGSLPDVKSPSLKNLDFSYNQLTGSFPSWATESNLRLNLVANNFVLGSTNNSILPAGLNCLQQDTPCFLGFPEYYSFAVDCGSNSSMTGSDNTFYDVDFTDLGAASYYVTGQTRWGVSNVGKFNQAPNGSNIIYSSNQQFQNAEDTELFQTARMSASSLRYYGLGLENGNYTVVLQFAETAYPDTQTWQSLGRRVFDIYVQGSLREKNFNIRKTAGGKSFTAVSKSYTATVSKNFLEIHLFWAGKGTCCIPTQGYYGPMISALSVTPNFTPTVRNGVPKKKSKAGAIVGVMIGASVLGLAALFGICLFTKRRRRLAQQRQELYDMIGQPNVFSYAELKLATDNFNPQNILGEGGYGPVYKGTLTDGRVIAVKQLSQSSHQGKRQFVAEVATISAVQHRNLVKLHGCCIDSNTHLLVYEYLENGSLDRTLFGDSSMKLDWSTRFEIILGIARGLTYLHEESSIRIVHRDIKASNVLLDTNLSPKVSDFGLAKLYEENKSHVSTTRIAGTFGYLAPEYAMRGQLTEKVDVFAFGVVALEAVSGRSNTDSSLKESSIYLLEWAWELYEGKQPLRILDPRLKEFDAEEALRVIHVALICTQGSPHQRPPMSRVVAMLTGKAEVADEVAKPSYVVTDWQLRGGGSSSCTTTSSYWGSTTTPELSRMKEADPPTQSPTITGASHQIEGR from the exons ATGAGGCGTCGCTACAGCTGCAGTAGCCGTGTGCTTGTGTGTCTGGTGCTCGTGTGCTCATGCTTCGAAGCATCTCTTGTTCAGGCTCAGCAAGCAGCAAGCACTGATCCAATCGAAG TGGCGGCGCTGAACACCATCCTGGGGAGATGGGGCAAGAAGGCGacgcggtcgccggcggcgtggaaCATCAGCGGCGAGCCCTGTAGCGGTGCCGCCGTCGACGGCACCGAGCTCGACGGCAACTACAAGTTCAACCCGGGCATCACGTGCCTCTGCTCCTTCGACAACAACACCGTCTGCCACATCACCAAGCT GAGGGTATACGCATTGAACGTTGTCGGTCAGATACCTTCAGAACTGCAGAACCTCACCTACCTAACTTACCT GAACCTGGATCAAAATTACTTGACAGGTCCAATTCCATCATTCATTGGCCAATTTTCTGGAATGCAACACTT GAGCCTGGGATTCAATCCATTCTCTGGACCACTTCCAAAGGAACTTGGGAATCTCACGAATCTCAACTTGCT AGGCATCAGTTTGGACAATTTTAGTGGTGGacttcctgaagaacttggcaaCCTGTCCAAACTTGAGCAATT GTACACTGATAGCAGTGGCTTAAGTGGTCCCTTCCCTTCGACATTCTCAAAGCTTAAGAAGCTGAGGATTCT GCGGGCATCGGATAATGACTTCACAGGGAAAATGCCTGATTATTTGGGGAGTTTGACAAATTTGGAAGATAT GGCATTCCAAGGAAACTCTTTTGAGGGCCCGATTCCAGCAAGTTTGTCTAATCTAACCAGGTTGACAAACCT AGCGGTCGGTGATATTCTAAGCGGAAGCTCTTCGTTGGCCTTCATCAGTAATCTGTCATCTTTGAGTACCCT CATACTGAGGAACTGCAAGGTATCTGGTAATCTTGGAGAAGTTAATATTTCTAAGCTTGCAAATTTAATATTGCT GGACTTGAGCTTTAATAATATCACAGGCCAAGTTCCTCCATCAATTCTTACGCTCGACAAACTTGAATTCCT GTTTCTTGGGAACAATAGCCTTACAGGAAGCCTGCCTGATGTGAAAAGCCCTTCATTAAAAAATTT AGATTTTTCATACAACCAGCTCACCGGAAGCTTTCCTTCTTGGGCTACTGAGAGCAATTTGCGTCT GAATTTGGTGGCAAACAACTTTGTTCTTGGTAGTACCAACAACAG TATTCTACCTGCAGGACTAAACTGCCTCCAGCAAGACACTCCTTGTTTCCTTGGTTTTCCAGAGT ATTACTCCTTTGCGGTTGACTGCGGCAGCAATAGTTCTATGACAGGGTCAGATAATACCTTCTACGATGTAGATTTTACAGACCTTGGGGCTGCATCATATTACGTCACCGGTCAAACAAGATGGGGTGTCAGCAATGTAGGAAAGTTCAACCAGGCCCCAAATGGAAGTAACATAATATATAGCTCCAACCAGCAGTTTCAGAATGCAGAGGATACAGAACTGTTCCAAACTGCAAGGATGTCAGCATCGTCGCTGAGATACTACGGCCTTGGACTTGAGAATGGAAATTACACTGTTGTGCTACAATTTGCAGAAACTGCTTATCCCGACACACAGACTTGGCAAAGCCTAGGAAGGAGAGTCTTTGACATATATGTCCAA GGTTCCCTTAGAGAAAAGAACTTCAATATAAGGAAGACGGCTGGTGGAAAATCTTTTACTGCAGTTAGCAAGAGTTACACAGCAACTGTGTCGAAAAACTTCCTTGAGATCCATCTCTTCTGGGCTGGCAAGGGCACTTGCTGTATCCCTACACAAGGTTACTATGGGCCAATGATCTCAGCATTAAGCGTTACTCCAA ATTTTACTCCAACTGTGCGAAATGGtgtaccgaaaaagaaaagcaaagctGGTGCAATTGTTGGAGTAATGATTGGTGCATCAGTTTTAGGATTAGCAGCCTTATTTGGAATATGTTTATTCacaaaaaggagaagaagattgGCACAACAGAGGCAAG AACTGTACGACATGATTGGACAGCCTAATGTCTTCAGCTACGCTGAACTCAAGTTAGCTACAGATAATTTCAACCCTCAAAACATTCTTGGTGAAGGTGGATATGGACCAGTCTATAAG GGTACGCTAACTGATGGAAGAGTGATAGCTGTGAAACAACTTTCTCAGTCATCTCATCAGGGGAAAAGACAGTTCGTGGCAGAGGTTGCAACGATTTCTGCAGTCCAACACAGGAATCTTGTCAAACTGCATGGATGCTGCATTGACAGTAACACGCATTTGTTGGTTTATGAGTACCTTGAAAATGGAAGCCTAGATCGAACTCTCTTTG GAGATAGTAGCATGAAGCTAGATTGGTCAACACGCTTTGAGATTATTTTAGGCATTGCAAGAGGCCTAACTTACCTTCATGAGGAGTCCAGCATCCGGATCGTGCACAGGGACATCAAAGCCAGCAATGTCCTACTTGACACCAATCTCAGCCCCAAGGTCTCCGACTTTGGACTCGCCAAGCTCTACGAGGAGAACAAGTCCCATGTCAGCACGACGAGGATCGCTGGCACATT TGGCTATCTGGCTCCTGAATATGCAATGAGAGGCCAGCTGACTGAAAAGGTCGACGTTTTCGCGTTCGGGGTGGTCGCCCTGGAGGCTGTCTCTGGTCGATCCAACACTGACAGCTCCCTCAAGGAAAGCAGCATCTATCTTTTAGAGTGG GCATGGGAGCTGTATGAAGGGAAGCAGCCGCTCCGAATCCTGGATCCGAGGCTTAAGGAATTCGACGCCGAGGAAGCTCTGAGGGTCATCCATGTCGCGCTCATCTGCACGCAGGGCTCACCGCACCAGCGGCCGCCGATGTCGAGGGTCGTGGCAATGCTTACCGGAAAAGCTGAGGTGGCAGACGAGGTGGCGAAGCCAAGCTACGTTGTCACTGACTGGCAGCtcaggggcggcggcagcagtaGCTGCACCACCACGAGCAGCTACTGGGGGTCGACGACCACCCCTGAGTTGAGCaggatgaaagaggccgaccctCCCACCCAGTCGCCGACGATCACCGGAGCAAGTCACCAGATCGAAGGAAggtga
- the LOC101768194 gene encoding probable LRR receptor-like serine/threonine-protein kinase At1g56130 isoform X1, translated as MRRRYSCSSRVLVCLVLVCSCFEASLVQAQQAASTDPIEVAALNTILGRWGKKATRSPAAWNISGEPCSGAAVDGTELDGNYKFNPGITCLCSFDNNTVCHITKLRVYALNVVGQIPSELQNLTYLTYLNLDQNYLTGPIPSFIGQFSGMQHLSLGFNPFSGPLPKELGNLTNLNLLGISLDNFSGGLPEELGNLSKLEQLYTDSSGLSGPFPSTFSKLKKLRILRASDNDFTGKMPDYLGSLTNLEDMAFQGNSFEGPIPASLSNLTRLTNLAVGDILSGSSSLAFISNLSSLSTLILRNCKVSGNLGEVNISKLANLILLNIAVLRHRDLSFNNITGQVPPSILTLDKLEFLFLGNNSLTGSLPDVKSPSLKNLDFSYNQLTGSFPSWATESNLRLNLVANNFVLGSTNNSILPAGLNCLQQDTPCFLGFPEYYSFAVDCGSNSSMTGSDNTFYDVDFTDLGAASYYVTGQTRWGVSNVGKFNQAPNGSNIIYSSNQQFQNAEDTELFQTARMSASSLRYYGLGLENGNYTVVLQFAETAYPDTQTWQSLGRRVFDIYVQGSLREKNFNIRKTAGGKSFTAVSKSYTATVSKNFLEIHLFWAGKGTCCIPTQGYYGPMISALSVTPNFTPTVRNGVPKKKSKAGAIVGVMIGASVLGLAALFGICLFTKRRRRLAQQRQELYDMIGQPNVFSYAELKLATDNFNPQNILGEGGYGPVYKGTLTDGRVIAVKQLSQSSHQGKRQFVAEVATISAVQHRNLVKLHGCCIDSNTHLLVYEYLENGSLDRTLFGDSSMKLDWSTRFEIILGIARGLTYLHEESSIRIVHRDIKASNVLLDTNLSPKVSDFGLAKLYEENKSHVSTTRIAGTFGYLAPEYAMRGQLTEKVDVFAFGVVALEAVSGRSNTDSSLKESSIYLLEWAWELYEGKQPLRILDPRLKEFDAEEALRVIHVALICTQGSPHQRPPMSRVVAMLTGKAEVADEVAKPSYVVTDWQLRGGGSSSCTTTSSYWGSTTTPELSRMKEADPPTQSPTITGASHQIEGR; from the exons ATGAGGCGTCGCTACAGCTGCAGTAGCCGTGTGCTTGTGTGTCTGGTGCTCGTGTGCTCATGCTTCGAAGCATCTCTTGTTCAGGCTCAGCAAGCAGCAAGCACTGATCCAATCGAAG TGGCGGCGCTGAACACCATCCTGGGGAGATGGGGCAAGAAGGCGacgcggtcgccggcggcgtggaaCATCAGCGGCGAGCCCTGTAGCGGTGCCGCCGTCGACGGCACCGAGCTCGACGGCAACTACAAGTTCAACCCGGGCATCACGTGCCTCTGCTCCTTCGACAACAACACCGTCTGCCACATCACCAAGCT GAGGGTATACGCATTGAACGTTGTCGGTCAGATACCTTCAGAACTGCAGAACCTCACCTACCTAACTTACCT GAACCTGGATCAAAATTACTTGACAGGTCCAATTCCATCATTCATTGGCCAATTTTCTGGAATGCAACACTT GAGCCTGGGATTCAATCCATTCTCTGGACCACTTCCAAAGGAACTTGGGAATCTCACGAATCTCAACTTGCT AGGCATCAGTTTGGACAATTTTAGTGGTGGacttcctgaagaacttggcaaCCTGTCCAAACTTGAGCAATT GTACACTGATAGCAGTGGCTTAAGTGGTCCCTTCCCTTCGACATTCTCAAAGCTTAAGAAGCTGAGGATTCT GCGGGCATCGGATAATGACTTCACAGGGAAAATGCCTGATTATTTGGGGAGTTTGACAAATTTGGAAGATAT GGCATTCCAAGGAAACTCTTTTGAGGGCCCGATTCCAGCAAGTTTGTCTAATCTAACCAGGTTGACAAACCT AGCGGTCGGTGATATTCTAAGCGGAAGCTCTTCGTTGGCCTTCATCAGTAATCTGTCATCTTTGAGTACCCT CATACTGAGGAACTGCAAGGTATCTGGTAATCTTGGAGAAGTTAATATTTCTAAGCTTGCAAATTTAATATTGCT TAACATTGCTGTCCTACGGCACAGGGACTTGAGCTTTAATAATATCACAGGCCAAGTTCCTCCATCAATTCTTACGCTCGACAAACTTGAATTCCT GTTTCTTGGGAACAATAGCCTTACAGGAAGCCTGCCTGATGTGAAAAGCCCTTCATTAAAAAATTT AGATTTTTCATACAACCAGCTCACCGGAAGCTTTCCTTCTTGGGCTACTGAGAGCAATTTGCGTCT GAATTTGGTGGCAAACAACTTTGTTCTTGGTAGTACCAACAACAG TATTCTACCTGCAGGACTAAACTGCCTCCAGCAAGACACTCCTTGTTTCCTTGGTTTTCCAGAGT ATTACTCCTTTGCGGTTGACTGCGGCAGCAATAGTTCTATGACAGGGTCAGATAATACCTTCTACGATGTAGATTTTACAGACCTTGGGGCTGCATCATATTACGTCACCGGTCAAACAAGATGGGGTGTCAGCAATGTAGGAAAGTTCAACCAGGCCCCAAATGGAAGTAACATAATATATAGCTCCAACCAGCAGTTTCAGAATGCAGAGGATACAGAACTGTTCCAAACTGCAAGGATGTCAGCATCGTCGCTGAGATACTACGGCCTTGGACTTGAGAATGGAAATTACACTGTTGTGCTACAATTTGCAGAAACTGCTTATCCCGACACACAGACTTGGCAAAGCCTAGGAAGGAGAGTCTTTGACATATATGTCCAA GGTTCCCTTAGAGAAAAGAACTTCAATATAAGGAAGACGGCTGGTGGAAAATCTTTTACTGCAGTTAGCAAGAGTTACACAGCAACTGTGTCGAAAAACTTCCTTGAGATCCATCTCTTCTGGGCTGGCAAGGGCACTTGCTGTATCCCTACACAAGGTTACTATGGGCCAATGATCTCAGCATTAAGCGTTACTCCAA ATTTTACTCCAACTGTGCGAAATGGtgtaccgaaaaagaaaagcaaagctGGTGCAATTGTTGGAGTAATGATTGGTGCATCAGTTTTAGGATTAGCAGCCTTATTTGGAATATGTTTATTCacaaaaaggagaagaagattgGCACAACAGAGGCAAG AACTGTACGACATGATTGGACAGCCTAATGTCTTCAGCTACGCTGAACTCAAGTTAGCTACAGATAATTTCAACCCTCAAAACATTCTTGGTGAAGGTGGATATGGACCAGTCTATAAG GGTACGCTAACTGATGGAAGAGTGATAGCTGTGAAACAACTTTCTCAGTCATCTCATCAGGGGAAAAGACAGTTCGTGGCAGAGGTTGCAACGATTTCTGCAGTCCAACACAGGAATCTTGTCAAACTGCATGGATGCTGCATTGACAGTAACACGCATTTGTTGGTTTATGAGTACCTTGAAAATGGAAGCCTAGATCGAACTCTCTTTG GAGATAGTAGCATGAAGCTAGATTGGTCAACACGCTTTGAGATTATTTTAGGCATTGCAAGAGGCCTAACTTACCTTCATGAGGAGTCCAGCATCCGGATCGTGCACAGGGACATCAAAGCCAGCAATGTCCTACTTGACACCAATCTCAGCCCCAAGGTCTCCGACTTTGGACTCGCCAAGCTCTACGAGGAGAACAAGTCCCATGTCAGCACGACGAGGATCGCTGGCACATT TGGCTATCTGGCTCCTGAATATGCAATGAGAGGCCAGCTGACTGAAAAGGTCGACGTTTTCGCGTTCGGGGTGGTCGCCCTGGAGGCTGTCTCTGGTCGATCCAACACTGACAGCTCCCTCAAGGAAAGCAGCATCTATCTTTTAGAGTGG GCATGGGAGCTGTATGAAGGGAAGCAGCCGCTCCGAATCCTGGATCCGAGGCTTAAGGAATTCGACGCCGAGGAAGCTCTGAGGGTCATCCATGTCGCGCTCATCTGCACGCAGGGCTCACCGCACCAGCGGCCGCCGATGTCGAGGGTCGTGGCAATGCTTACCGGAAAAGCTGAGGTGGCAGACGAGGTGGCGAAGCCAAGCTACGTTGTCACTGACTGGCAGCtcaggggcggcggcagcagtaGCTGCACCACCACGAGCAGCTACTGGGGGTCGACGACCACCCCTGAGTTGAGCaggatgaaagaggccgaccctCCCACCCAGTCGCCGACGATCACCGGAGCAAGTCACCAGATCGAAGGAAggtga